In the Advenella kashmirensis WT001 genome, one interval contains:
- the pnp gene encoding polyribonucleotide nucleotidyltransferase, with protein sequence MFNKVTKSFQYGDQTVVLETGEIARQSSGAVVVSMGDSVVLATVVAAKNAKPGQDFFPLTVDYVEKTYSAGRIPGGFFKREGKPSEKETLTSRLIDRPLRPLFPEGFYNEVQVIIHVLSVDPQIDPDIAALIGSSAALAVSGIPFDGPIGAARVGYINGQYLLNPTQDQLVDSEMNLVVAGTENAVLMVESEAKQLSEEVMLGGVVFGHEQMQAAINAIHDLVAEAGKPEWDWQPEAKNEALIAAVTAAAESGLKSAYEIRQKQERTTKLREVTAAVKQTLAEQAAQAGQDAPDAVAIENIIFDLESKIVRGQILAGEPRIDGRDTRTVRPISIRLGVLPRAHGSALFTRGETQALVIATLGTKQDEQIIDSVMGEHRDRFMLHYNMPPFATGETGRFGAPKRREIGHGRLAKRALISTLPAHEDFQYTIRVVSEITESNGSSSMASVCGGSLAMMDAGVPVKDHVAGVAMGLIKDGGKFAVLTDILGDEDHLGDMDFKVAGTKNGITALQMDIKIQGITKEIMQVALAQARDGRMHILGKMTEALTGSREELSTFAPRMLSMKINPEKIRDVIGKGGATIRALTEETGCHIDISDEGVVTISSADLDKAKEAERRIAELTAVVEVGQVYEGTVQRLLDFGGIVQILPGRDGLLHISEIANYRIANINDVLTVGQKVKVKVIEADDRGRLRLSAKALGGLEGAQENAPAEGTESAEKPAE encoded by the coding sequence ATGTTTAACAAAGTGACCAAGTCGTTTCAGTATGGCGATCAGACTGTTGTGCTGGAAACCGGCGAAATCGCCCGCCAGTCTTCAGGTGCCGTTGTGGTTTCAATGGGTGATTCCGTTGTGCTGGCCACCGTCGTTGCAGCAAAAAATGCCAAGCCCGGACAGGATTTTTTCCCGCTCACGGTCGACTATGTTGAGAAAACCTATTCTGCCGGTCGTATTCCCGGTGGTTTTTTCAAACGCGAAGGCAAGCCTTCCGAAAAAGAAACACTCACATCCCGCCTTATCGATCGCCCTTTGCGTCCGCTGTTTCCTGAGGGCTTCTATAACGAAGTACAGGTCATTATTCATGTGCTGTCGGTTGATCCTCAGATTGATCCCGATATCGCCGCGCTGATCGGCAGTTCTGCTGCATTGGCTGTGTCCGGTATTCCATTTGACGGTCCTATTGGCGCTGCGCGCGTAGGCTACATTAATGGCCAGTATTTGCTGAATCCAACACAGGATCAGTTGGTCGATTCAGAAATGAACCTGGTTGTTGCCGGTACTGAAAACGCTGTGCTGATGGTCGAATCAGAGGCCAAGCAGTTGTCTGAAGAAGTGATGCTGGGCGGTGTGGTGTTTGGCCATGAGCAAATGCAGGCTGCCATCAATGCCATTCATGATCTGGTGGCCGAAGCCGGCAAACCCGAGTGGGATTGGCAGCCGGAAGCCAAAAACGAAGCGCTGATCGCTGCGGTGACTGCTGCTGCCGAATCGGGCCTGAAAAGCGCCTATGAAATCCGTCAGAAACAGGAACGCACAACCAAGCTGCGCGAAGTGACTGCGGCGGTCAAGCAAACGCTGGCTGAACAGGCAGCGCAGGCAGGTCAGGATGCGCCCGACGCCGTCGCCATCGAAAATATTATTTTCGATCTGGAATCCAAAATCGTGCGCGGCCAGATTCTGGCAGGCGAGCCCCGCATTGACGGTCGTGACACCCGTACAGTACGTCCGATCTCTATCCGCCTGGGTGTGTTGCCACGTGCCCATGGCAGTGCGCTGTTTACGCGCGGTGAAACACAGGCACTGGTTATTGCTACGCTGGGCACCAAGCAGGACGAGCAGATCATTGACTCGGTCATGGGCGAACATCGTGACCGCTTCATGCTTCACTACAATATGCCTCCGTTTGCTACGGGCGAAACTGGTCGTTTCGGCGCACCAAAACGCCGTGAAATCGGCCATGGCCGCCTTGCCAAGCGCGCGCTGATTTCCACGCTGCCTGCGCATGAGGACTTCCAGTACACGATTCGTGTCGTGTCTGAAATTACAGAATCCAACGGTTCTTCATCCATGGCTTCTGTTTGCGGTGGCTCGCTGGCCATGATGGACGCTGGTGTGCCGGTCAAGGATCACGTTGCCGGTGTGGCCATGGGTCTGATCAAGGATGGTGGCAAGTTCGCTGTGCTGACCGATATTCTGGGCGACGAAGATCACCTGGGCGATATGGATTTCAAAGTAGCCGGCACCAAAAACGGTATTACTGCTTTGCAAATGGATATCAAAATCCAGGGCATTACCAAGGAAATCATGCAGGTCGCACTGGCTCAGGCCCGTGATGGCCGTATGCATATCCTGGGTAAAATGACCGAGGCGCTGACCGGTTCACGCGAAGAGCTGTCTACCTTTGCGCCACGCATGTTGTCCATGAAAATCAATCCGGAAAAAATCCGTGATGTGATCGGCAAGGGCGGCGCCACGATTCGTGCGCTGACAGAAGAAACCGGTTGCCATATTGATATCAGCGACGAAGGGGTGGTTACCATCTCCAGCGCTGATCTGGACAAAGCCAAGGAAGCCGAGCGTCGTATCGCCGAGCTGACTGCAGTGGTTGAAGTGGGTCAGGTTTACGAGGGCACTGTGCAGCGCCTGCTGGACTTTGGTGGCATCGTACAGATTCTGCCTGGTCGTGATGGGCTATTGCATATTTCTGAAATCGCCAACTATCGCATTGCCAACATCAATGACGTGCTGACAGTAGGACAGAAGGTCAAGGTCAAGGTTATTGAAGCCGACGATCGCGGTCGTCTGCGTCTGTCAGCCAAGGCATTGGGCGGTCTGGAAGGCGCGCAGGAAAATGCACCGGCAGAAGGCACCGAGTCTGCTGAAAAACCAGCAGAGTAA
- a CDS encoding amino acid ABC transporter permease produces MAAFDWGVIQQAAPALLKEGLVFTLKLTVYSTVLALIWGTILAMMRLSSINIFRWFAGSYVNVMRSLPLILILFWFFFLVPYILGWFDFMWATYIDGNESARMVSRPLSGFTCALITFTLFEAAYFCEIMRAGIQSIPRGQVGAGYALGLRYFQVMRLIVLPQAFRNMLPVIFTQMIVLFQDTSLVTVLSLNDLLGMARINADITGRPVELYIFAAAIYFVISLVCSRLVKVSIGV; encoded by the coding sequence ATCGCCGCCTTTGACTGGGGCGTCATCCAGCAAGCCGCGCCCGCGCTGTTAAAGGAGGGCCTGGTCTTCACACTGAAGCTGACGGTTTACTCCACGGTCCTGGCGTTGATCTGGGGCACTATACTGGCCATGATGCGCCTGTCGTCCATCAATATTTTCCGCTGGTTCGCGGGATCCTACGTCAACGTCATGCGTTCGCTGCCGCTGATCCTGATCCTGTTCTGGTTTTTCTTCCTGGTGCCGTATATTCTGGGCTGGTTCGACTTCATGTGGGCGACCTATATAGACGGCAATGAATCAGCCAGGATGGTATCGCGGCCGCTGAGCGGGTTTACCTGCGCACTGATTACGTTCACGCTGTTTGAAGCCGCCTATTTCTGCGAAATCATGCGGGCCGGTATCCAGTCCATTCCGCGCGGACAGGTGGGCGCAGGCTATGCACTGGGGTTGCGTTACTTTCAGGTAATGCGACTGATCGTGCTGCCACAGGCTTTCCGTAATATGCTGCCTGTGATTTTTACGCAAATGATTGTTCTTTTCCAGGATACGTCTCTGGTGACCGTGTTGTCACTGAATGACCTGCTGGGTATGGCGCGCATCAACGCCGACATTACCGGTCGTCCCGTTGAGCTGTACATATTCGCAGCGGCTATCTATTTTGTCATCTCTTTAGTTTGCTCTCGTCTGGTCAAAGTGTCGATCGGCGTTTGA
- a CDS encoding phosphatidylserine decarboxylase: MYKPSYPHPILAREGWPFIAGSVILALLVSWWSVAAGLIFWLLAIFVIQFFRDPQRQAPDGERVVLSPADGRIVSVDKTTDPYTQQQALKISVFMNVFNVHSNRFPVSGRVTQVQYYPGSFVNAALDKASVENERNAVHIALDSGEQVTVVQVAGLVARRILCYVKPGDSRRAGERYGFIRFGSRVDVYLPPASRPRVAIGDKVSATSTALADLPEPGTPVNQSDPL, from the coding sequence ATGTATAAACCCTCCTACCCGCATCCTATTCTGGCCCGAGAGGGCTGGCCCTTCATCGCCGGCTCCGTTATTCTGGCGCTGCTGGTATCATGGTGGTCCGTTGCTGCGGGGCTGATCTTCTGGTTGCTGGCCATTTTTGTGATTCAGTTTTTTCGTGATCCGCAACGCCAGGCTCCCGATGGCGAACGTGTGGTGCTGTCACCGGCTGACGGGCGCATTGTGTCGGTAGACAAAACCACCGACCCCTATACTCAACAGCAGGCCCTGAAGATCAGCGTGTTCATGAATGTCTTCAATGTTCACTCCAACCGCTTCCCGGTCAGCGGGCGCGTAACCCAGGTCCAGTATTATCCTGGTTCGTTTGTCAATGCAGCGCTGGACAAGGCATCGGTCGAAAACGAAAGAAACGCAGTCCATATCGCGCTGGATTCTGGCGAGCAGGTAACGGTTGTACAGGTTGCCGGCCTGGTGGCGCGCCGTATTCTGTGCTATGTCAAGCCGGGCGATAGCCGGCGGGCTGGCGAGCGCTATGGATTCATTCGTTTCGGCTCCCGTGTCGACGTCTATTTGCCGCCGGCTTCCCGGCCCAGGGTAGCCATTGGCGATAAGGTGTCGGCTACGTCCACAGCACTGGCTGATTTGCCCGAACCCGGTACACCGGTCAATCAAAGCGATCCGTTATGA
- a CDS encoding amino acid ABC transporter substrate-binding protein, which yields MKLSSLVLAALISSIGLSAHAEGRLDKIKSTKTISLGHRDSSIPFSYLDGGKPVGYSKEICDGIVKALEKQLGTELTVKQVPVTSASRIPLIMNGTIDLACGSATNNAERQKQVSFAPTTFVTATRFVSAKADNIKDVAGFKGQTVTSTAGTSNIKWLAATNAKENLGMNIIPSKDHAGAFLTVQAGRAKAFFMDDVLLASLVANSEDPEKWVVSDKALTTEPYAIIQPKNDPEFKKAVDDAVIAMIKSGEIERLYKKWFESPIPPKNINMNLPMSEALKKALANPTDSPDPATYQ from the coding sequence ATGAAGTTATCAAGTCTCGTGCTTGCTGCACTTATTTCTTCAATTGGTTTGTCCGCCCACGCCGAAGGCCGTCTGGACAAAATCAAAAGTACAAAAACAATTTCTCTGGGTCATCGTGACTCCTCTATACCCTTTTCCTACCTGGACGGTGGAAAGCCAGTTGGATACTCCAAGGAAATTTGCGACGGCATCGTCAAGGCGCTGGAAAAACAGCTCGGTACAGAACTCACTGTCAAACAGGTACCTGTGACCTCGGCCAGCCGAATTCCCCTGATCATGAACGGTACGATCGACCTGGCTTGCGGCTCTGCAACCAATAATGCGGAACGCCAGAAGCAGGTTAGTTTTGCACCGACCACATTTGTGACCGCTACCCGCTTCGTCTCGGCCAAGGCCGACAATATCAAGGATGTCGCCGGCTTCAAAGGCCAGACCGTGACGTCCACCGCCGGCACCAGCAATATCAAATGGCTCGCCGCTACCAATGCCAAGGAAAACCTGGGCATGAACATTATTCCTTCGAAAGATCACGCAGGTGCTTTCCTGACCGTTCAGGCTGGCCGTGCCAAAGCGTTCTTCATGGATGATGTACTGCTGGCCAGCCTGGTTGCCAACTCTGAAGATCCTGAAAAATGGGTCGTTAGCGACAAAGCACTCACGACCGAGCCTTATGCGATCATCCAGCCCAAAAACGATCCCGAGTTCAAGAAAGCCGTGGATGACGCAGTGATCGCCATGATCAAAAGCGGCGAAATCGAAAGGCTCTACAAGAAATGGTTTGAAAGTCCCATTCCTCCGAAAAACATCAATATGAATCTGCCTATGTCGGAAGCACTGAAAAAAGCGCTGGCCAACCCAACAGATTCACCAGATCCGGCAACATATCAATAA
- a CDS encoding amino acid ABC transporter ATP-binding protein, translated as MIEFKNVSKWYGKFQVLTDCTTEINKGEVVVVCGLAGSGKSTLIKTANGLEPFQKGEIFFNSVSVGSPKTDLPKLRSKIGMVFQHFELFPHLSVMENLALAQVKVLDRSKDEAMERGRKLLDRVGLIEHKDKFPGQLSGGQQQRVAIARALAMDPMAMLFDEPTSALDPEMVNEVLDVMVDLAKEGMTMMVVTHEMGFARKVADRVIFMDAGQIVEDCDKEEFFGNQEARSDRAKHFLSKILGH; from the coding sequence ATGATTGAATTTAAAAACGTTAGTAAATGGTATGGAAAATTCCAGGTGCTGACCGATTGCACAACCGAAATCAACAAAGGTGAAGTTGTGGTGGTTTGCGGCCTGGCAGGCTCAGGCAAATCCACATTGATCAAAACCGCCAACGGTCTGGAACCCTTCCAGAAAGGCGAGATTTTCTTCAACAGTGTCTCGGTAGGCAGCCCAAAAACGGATTTGCCCAAACTGCGCTCCAAAATCGGCATGGTGTTTCAGCACTTTGAACTGTTCCCGCATCTTTCCGTCATGGAAAACCTGGCGCTGGCTCAGGTCAAGGTCCTGGATCGCTCCAAGGACGAAGCAATGGAGCGCGGTCGCAAGTTGCTGGACCGCGTAGGCCTCATTGAACATAAGGACAAGTTCCCGGGCCAGTTGTCTGGCGGACAGCAACAGCGTGTGGCCATTGCCCGTGCGCTGGCCATGGATCCAATGGCCATGCTGTTTGATGAACCTACATCGGCGCTTGACCCTGAAATGGTCAACGAGGTGCTTGATGTGATGGTAGATTTGGCCAAGGAAGGCATGACCATGATGGTGGTGACCCACGAAATGGGTTTTGCCCGAAAGGTGGCTGACCGCGTTATCTTCATGGATGCAGGCCAGATTGTTGAGGACTGCGACAAGGAAGAGTTCTTCGGCAACCAGGAAGCGCGCTCAGACAGGGCCAAGCATTTCCTGTCGAAAATCCTGGGGCATTAA
- the gdhA gene encoding NADP-specific glutamate dehydrogenase, which yields MTYIDTTLARLAKSSPSQSEFYQAVLEVLESLSPLFEKEKHYLDQNIIERIVEPERQIMFRVTWVDDKGKINVNKGYRVEFNSAIGPYKGGLRFHPSVSASIIKFLGFEQTFKNSLTGLAIGGGKGGSDFDPKGKSDNEIMSFCQAFMSELYRHIGPTIDVPAGDIGVGGREIGYLFGQYKRLTGRYEGVLTGKRIPWGGSLVRTEATGYGAVYFAQNMLQNKGDHLDGKICAVSGAGNVAIYTIEKLYQLGATPVTCSDSRGMIYHKSGINLETLKLLKEKQQAPLQNYLQTHPEAVYKPVTDYAPGRNEVWSVPCDLAFPSATQNELNQADALALLANGCKLVAEGANMPSTPEAVEEFLKAGIHYAPGKAANAGGVATSQLEMAQNASMIQWSFDEVDLRLKNIMKNIFTNAWETADEFNQPGNLVLGANIAGFRKVADAMIDQGAV from the coding sequence TATATTGATACGACGCTGGCCCGACTGGCCAAATCCAGCCCTTCGCAATCGGAGTTCTATCAGGCTGTTCTGGAAGTACTCGAATCACTTTCTCCGTTGTTCGAAAAAGAAAAGCACTATCTGGATCAGAACATCATAGAAAGGATCGTTGAGCCTGAGCGTCAGATCATGTTTCGGGTTACGTGGGTAGATGACAAAGGTAAAATCAACGTCAACAAGGGATACAGGGTCGAGTTCAACTCGGCCATCGGTCCATACAAAGGCGGCTTGCGCTTTCACCCCAGCGTCTCGGCCAGCATTATCAAATTTCTTGGCTTTGAACAAACATTCAAGAACTCGCTCACCGGTCTGGCTATCGGCGGCGGCAAAGGCGGCAGCGATTTCGACCCTAAAGGCAAGTCAGACAATGAAATCATGAGTTTCTGCCAGGCCTTTATGTCAGAACTGTACCGCCACATCGGACCGACTATCGACGTGCCAGCCGGCGATATTGGCGTAGGTGGTCGCGAAATCGGCTATCTTTTCGGCCAGTACAAGCGCCTGACCGGTCGCTATGAAGGCGTGCTTACCGGCAAGCGCATTCCATGGGGTGGTTCGCTGGTACGCACCGAAGCCACCGGCTATGGCGCGGTCTACTTTGCCCAGAATATGCTGCAAAACAAGGGTGATCATCTGGATGGCAAAATCTGTGCCGTCTCGGGCGCCGGTAATGTAGCTATCTACACGATCGAAAAACTGTATCAGCTGGGCGCAACGCCGGTGACCTGCAGCGACTCGCGCGGCATGATTTATCACAAATCCGGTATTAATCTGGAAACACTCAAGCTGCTCAAAGAAAAGCAACAGGCGCCGCTGCAGAATTATCTGCAAACGCATCCCGAGGCGGTTTACAAGCCCGTGACCGACTATGCGCCAGGCCGCAACGAGGTCTGGTCTGTTCCCTGCGACCTGGCCTTCCCCAGCGCAACGCAAAACGAACTGAACCAGGCCGACGCACTGGCCTTGCTCGCCAACGGCTGCAAACTGGTGGCAGAAGGCGCCAACATGCCCTCCACACCCGAAGCCGTTGAAGAATTTCTCAAGGCCGGCATTCATTACGCGCCCGGTAAAGCAGCCAATGCCGGTGGGGTTGCCACCAGCCAGCTGGAAATGGCACAGAACGCTTCCATGATCCAGTGGAGCTTTGACGAAGTCGACCTGCGCCTGAAAAACATCATGAAAAATATTTTCACCAACGCATGGGAAACCGCAGACGAGTTCAACCAGCCAGGTAACCTGGTGCTGGGCGCCAATATTGCGGGCTTTCGCAAGGTTGCCGATGCCATGATCGATCAGGGCGCAGTCTGA
- the pssA gene encoding CDP-diacylglycerol--serine O-phosphatidyltransferase produces the protein MNENLPRPRSAIYLLPNAFTTANLFAGFYAVVQAMSGRFEVAAIAIFVAMVLDAMDGRVARLTNTQSAFGEQYDSMSDMVSFGIAPALVMYEYQLQALGRWGWIAAFIYVAGAALRLARFNTNIGVVDSRFFQGLPSPAAAALVAGFVWLSVDNRIPDYESLAWLAFVLTVYAGISMISNAPFFSGKSLALEKKLSPQNIMLVLVLIFAFVSSDPPIVLFLLFIVYGLSGWIVWYWRWRRAQQLHDSRRESREAEAAEVAGAKAEGTSTPHKPIDAGQADRSQSPARNEPHIADSSEQSKPKDWFKKD, from the coding sequence ATGAACGAAAATCTGCCACGCCCGCGCAGCGCGATTTACCTGCTGCCTAATGCATTCACGACGGCCAATCTGTTCGCCGGCTTTTATGCCGTAGTGCAAGCCATGAGCGGACGCTTCGAGGTGGCCGCCATCGCCATTTTTGTCGCGATGGTGCTCGATGCGATGGACGGTCGCGTGGCACGGCTGACCAATACCCAGTCGGCTTTTGGCGAGCAATACGATTCCATGTCCGACATGGTCTCTTTTGGTATTGCACCGGCGCTGGTGATGTATGAATACCAGTTGCAGGCGCTGGGACGCTGGGGTTGGATTGCTGCCTTCATATACGTGGCTGGTGCGGCGTTGCGCCTGGCGCGTTTCAATACCAATATCGGTGTGGTCGACAGTCGCTTCTTCCAGGGCTTGCCCAGTCCGGCCGCAGCGGCGCTGGTAGCTGGTTTTGTCTGGCTGTCGGTCGATAATCGCATCCCAGACTATGAGTCGCTGGCCTGGCTGGCCTTTGTGCTAACGGTATACGCAGGCATCAGCATGATTTCAAATGCACCGTTTTTCAGCGGCAAGTCTCTGGCGCTGGAGAAAAAACTGTCGCCGCAAAACATCATGCTGGTGCTGGTGCTTATCTTTGCCTTTGTATCGTCTGATCCACCCATTGTGCTTTTCCTGTTGTTTATTGTGTATGGGTTATCGGGTTGGATCGTGTGGTATTGGCGCTGGCGTCGTGCGCAGCAGTTGCACGATAGCCGTCGCGAGAGCAGGGAAGCAGAAGCGGCAGAGGTCGCGGGCGCTAAGGCAGAGGGCACGTCAACGCCCCACAAGCCGATTGATGCGGGTCAGGCTGACCGGTCGCAATCGCCTGCGCGCAATGAACCGCATATTGCGGATTCATCGGAGCAAAGCAAACCCAAAGACTGGTTCAAAAAAGACTGA
- the rpsO gene encoding 30S ribosomal protein S15 yields MSVADIKKSEIVAQYGRAQGDTGSPEVQVALLTARINELTGHFKEHMKDHHSRRGLLRMVSRRRKLLDYLKGRNPDAYRSLIEKLGLRK; encoded by the coding sequence ATGTCAGTTGCTGATATCAAAAAATCTGAAATTGTTGCTCAATACGGTCGCGCTCAGGGCGATACAGGTTCTCCCGAAGTGCAGGTTGCATTGCTGACCGCCCGTATCAACGAATTAACCGGTCATTTCAAAGAACACATGAAAGACCACCACTCTCGTCGTGGTTTGTTGCGCATGGTTAGCCGTCGCCGTAAACTGCTCGACTACCTGAAAGGTCGTAACCCTGACGCTTACCGCTCACTCATCGAAAAACTCGGTCTGCGTAAGTGA
- a CDS encoding amino acid ABC transporter permease: MSISTLFCDPANIDNASLFCQLSPSGNTYLEAFVSAVGWTLQLSAIAWVLAFIMGVAVGIGLTSQNRLVSRICSGYVELFRNIPLLVQLFLWYYVIPQVLPEQIGKAIISMQYPYSVFWPAVLCLGLFTSSRIAIQLSSGIRSLPRGQSMAATALGLTRFQMYKYVLLPMAMRIITPPLTSEMLNLLKNSSVAYTIGLLEITGAAASMQESTFQTFPSYLAATALYVIINLLILVIMSAVERFFSVPGFISGKG, translated from the coding sequence ATGTCAATCTCCACATTATTTTGTGACCCGGCCAATATCGATAACGCGTCCCTATTCTGCCAGTTATCCCCTAGCGGGAATACCTATCTGGAGGCATTCGTTTCAGCCGTCGGCTGGACACTGCAGTTGTCTGCAATTGCATGGGTGCTCGCATTTATCATGGGCGTCGCGGTGGGTATCGGTCTGACCAGTCAAAATCGGCTGGTGTCCAGAATCTGTTCGGGCTACGTCGAGCTGTTCAGGAATATTCCCCTGCTGGTGCAATTGTTCCTCTGGTACTATGTGATCCCGCAAGTGCTGCCAGAGCAAATAGGCAAAGCCATCATCAGCATGCAGTATCCGTATTCGGTCTTCTGGCCAGCGGTATTGTGCCTGGGTCTGTTTACTTCATCACGGATTGCCATCCAGTTGTCATCGGGCATTCGTTCTCTGCCGCGCGGACAATCGATGGCGGCAACGGCGCTTGGCCTGACGCGGTTTCAGATGTACAAGTATGTGTTATTGCCCATGGCAATGCGCATCATTACCCCGCCACTGACCTCTGAAATGCTCAACCTGCTAAAAAACTCTTCGGTTGCCTACACCATCGGCTTGCTGGAGATTACCGGCGCTGCCGCGTCCATGCAGGAATCCACATTCCAGACGTTCCCGTCATACCTGGCCGCAACCGCCCTGTATGTCATCATCAACTTATTGATTCTGGTAATCATGTCGGCCGTTGAACGTTTCTTCAGTGTTCCTGGCTTTATTTCAGGGAAAGGGTAG
- a CDS encoding 3-oxoacid CoA-transferase subunit B, with the protein MNKLNRNQMAERLAKDIAPGSYVNIGIGMPELVANYLKPEDEILLHSENGILGMGPAATGEDIDGELINAGKKPVTLLTGGAFFHHVDSFAIMRGGHLDLCIMGGMQVSADGDLANWSLGRPGEPPAVGGAMDLAVGARKVYILMEHNAKDGSPKILEKCTLPVTGLGVVSRVYTDIAVLEVTPAGMTVVEKLVDITDEQLQSLTGAKLIFA; encoded by the coding sequence ATGAATAAATTGAACAGAAACCAAATGGCCGAACGTCTGGCCAAAGATATCGCTCCCGGCAGTTACGTCAATATCGGTATCGGCATGCCCGAGCTGGTCGCCAATTACCTGAAGCCCGAAGACGAGATTCTGCTGCACAGCGAGAACGGCATTTTGGGCATGGGTCCGGCTGCGACGGGCGAGGACATTGACGGTGAATTGATCAATGCCGGCAAAAAGCCGGTCACATTGCTGACCGGCGGCGCATTCTTTCACCACGTGGATTCATTTGCCATTATGCGCGGTGGGCACCTGGACTTGTGCATTATGGGCGGAATGCAGGTATCGGCCGACGGCGATCTGGCCAACTGGTCGCTGGGCCGTCCCGGCGAGCCGCCAGCAGTAGGCGGTGCCATGGATCTGGCTGTGGGCGCCCGCAAGGTGTATATCCTGATGGAGCACAATGCCAAAGACGGCTCGCCCAAAATTCTGGAAAAGTGCACCCTGCCTGTCACGGGCTTGGGTGTGGTCAGTCGGGTCTACACCGATATCGCCGTCCTGGAAGTGACACCGGCGGGTATGACCGTGGTGGAAAAACTCGTTGATATCACAGATGAACAGTTGCAGTCGCTCACTGGCGCGAAACTGATTTTCGCCTGA